Proteins found in one Legionella pneumophila subsp. pascullei genomic segment:
- a CDS encoding RluA family pseudouridine synthase yields the protein MSEVSYKEISSEENGQRLDNYLIRILKGVPKSHIYRIIRGGEVRINKKRAQANSRLQIGDSIRIPPIRMTDSKEIFVSDNLAKRLKDSIIFEDSSLLVINKPAGIAVHGGSGLSLGVIEALRKTRHDLSYLELVHRLDRETSGCLLLAKKRSTLRAIQALLEAREVQKTYWALLTHHWDGKKKITITAPLEKNTLKSGERVVSVQKDGKASETDFKLLENYHQACWVEASPKTGRTHQIRVHSAYFGHVIVGDEKYGAKVGEVDGVDYQQNRLYLHARSIQFNLNGVMQVFQADVDDGFGNTLKQLRARSLLSYE from the coding sequence ATGAGTGAAGTAAGTTATAAAGAAATTAGCTCTGAAGAGAATGGGCAGCGTTTGGATAATTATCTGATTCGAATTTTAAAAGGAGTCCCTAAAAGCCATATTTATAGGATTATTCGTGGCGGCGAGGTTCGGATTAATAAAAAAAGAGCACAAGCTAACAGTCGCTTACAAATTGGAGACAGTATAAGAATACCGCCAATTCGAATGACTGATTCTAAAGAAATTTTTGTAAGTGATAATTTGGCAAAACGCTTGAAGGATAGTATCATTTTTGAAGATTCTTCCTTGCTAGTAATTAATAAACCAGCAGGTATTGCAGTACATGGTGGTAGTGGTTTAAGCCTGGGGGTTATTGAAGCTTTAAGAAAGACCAGGCACGATTTATCCTATTTGGAATTGGTACATCGATTGGATAGGGAGACTTCCGGTTGTCTTTTATTAGCTAAAAAACGAAGTACATTACGAGCTATTCAAGCGCTATTGGAAGCCCGCGAAGTGCAAAAAACTTATTGGGCTTTATTAACGCATCATTGGGACGGTAAAAAGAAAATCACAATTACAGCTCCTCTCGAGAAGAACACATTGAAATCAGGGGAAAGAGTTGTTTCCGTTCAGAAAGATGGTAAGGCATCAGAAACAGATTTTAAATTGTTGGAAAATTATCATCAGGCCTGTTGGGTAGAAGCCTCTCCTAAAACAGGACGGACACATCAAATTCGCGTTCATAGCGCTTACTTTGGTCATGTCATTGTTGGTGATGAAAAATATGGTGCTAAGGTGGGTGAGGTGGATGGTGTAGACTATCAACAGAATCGTCTTTATCTGCATGCAAGGTCTATTCAATTCAATCTGAATGGAGTAATGCAGGTATTTCAAGCTGATGTAGACGACGGATTTGGAAATACTTTAAAGCAACTACGTGCAAGGAGCTTATTGAGCTATGAGTAG
- a CDS encoding HAD family hydrolase — protein sequence MSSAYQLVIFDWEGTIADTLGVILHTVATEAKMLGFGDIDPYQARKYVDLGLVQAVKKTLPNLTAGQQEDLLQAVQSAMISRPTEVRLIPGVLEFIKQLHQAKVDLAIATNKGHNSLIRALQATGLDKIFKVTRSAGQVPAKPCPQMLEEIMEEFGRDPSSTLMIGDSATDMEMAKRINVNAIGMDFYHQQEEELKAAGALAVFDDYKLLSAYLMLPEE from the coding sequence ATGAGTAGTGCATATCAATTAGTAATTTTTGATTGGGAAGGCACGATTGCTGATACATTGGGAGTGATTTTACATACTGTTGCTACTGAAGCCAAAATGTTGGGCTTTGGTGATATCGACCCCTATCAAGCAAGAAAATACGTAGACTTGGGCTTGGTTCAAGCAGTAAAAAAGACATTGCCCAATCTAACTGCAGGGCAACAGGAAGATCTGTTACAAGCGGTACAGTCTGCGATGATTTCTCGACCTACAGAAGTGCGTTTAATACCTGGGGTATTAGAATTTATCAAGCAGCTTCATCAAGCAAAGGTTGATTTGGCTATTGCTACAAATAAAGGCCACAATTCTCTAATCCGTGCTCTTCAGGCAACTGGGCTTGATAAAATATTTAAAGTGACACGTTCTGCTGGACAAGTACCGGCAAAACCTTGTCCGCAAATGCTTGAGGAAATTATGGAGGAATTCGGGAGAGATCCTTCATCAACTTTGATGATAGGGGATTCTGCAACGGATATGGAAATGGCAAAAAGAATCAATGTTAATGCTATAGGCATGGATTTTTACCATCAGCAAGAGGAAGAGCTTAAAGCAGCGGGTGCTTTAGCTGTATTTGATGATTATAAGTTATTGTCAGCTTATCTGATGTTGCCAGAAGAATAG